In the Quercus lobata isolate SW786 chromosome 5, ValleyOak3.0 Primary Assembly, whole genome shotgun sequence genome, one interval contains:
- the LOC115991373 gene encoding protein STRUBBELIG-RECEPTOR FAMILY 5-like — protein MYHYHNNIVAFWLLLLGVLTSPVHSKTASPDVSALNVMYNSLNSNSKLTGWKSSGGDPCGDSWLGIKCSGSSVTEINLSNLGLTGSMGYQLSSLTSVTHFDLSKNNLKGEIPYQLPPNAAYIDLSQNGFTGGVPYSISQMADLQYLYLGNNQLKNQLSDMFGKLSKLKEMDLSDNSLSGNLPQSFKSLKSLKKLNLQNNQFSGSINALSNLPLDDLSGGNSWSSGGAPPPPPGTPRVANQHTTKNHSGGKSVLSGAAIAGIALGALAAIGVLIALFSRRKSSPSSHFLDEERSNQSRSFTPLASQELSKNLPTDISNDFKGHRSVDSSASIDVKTLQKSPSVGFKLPPPEFKQTYNDNEFVNLLNARKSTSLRATSYSLADLQLATANFASGRLLGEGCIGRVYRAKYADGKVLAVKKIDSSLFQGRRSEEFSGIVSNISRLHHANIAELVGYCSEQGHNMLIYEYFRNGSLHEFLHMSDDYSKPLTWNTRVRIALGTGRAVEYLHEVCSPSLVHKNIKSSNILLDADLNPHLSDSGLAIFHQRTSQNLGVGYNAPECTKPSAYTMKSDVYSFGVVMLELLTGRMPLDSAKPKFEQCLVRWATPQLHDIDALARMVDPALRGLYPPKSLSRFADIIALCVQSEPEFRPPMSEVVQALVRLVQRTSMNLRDELGASRGRDDFEYL, from the exons ATGTACCACTACCACAACAACATTGTTGCCTTTTGGCTTCTTTTACTTGGAGTCTTGACCTCTCCGGTCCACTCGAAAACCGCTTCCCCGGATG TTTCTGCCCTTAATGTGATGTATAACAGCTTGAATTCTAATTCAAAACTAACTGGCTGGAAATCAAGTGGGGGTGACCCTTGTGGTGACTCCTGGTTAGGGATCAAATGCTCAGGCTCATCTGTAACTGAAAT AAACCTATCTAACCTTGGACTCACCGGATCAATGGGCTACCAGCTTTCAAGCTTAACATCCGTTACTCACTT TGATTTAAGCAAGAACAACCTAAAGGGTGAGATACCATATCAGCTCCCTCCTAATGCAGCTTACAT AGATCTTTCTCAAAATGGCTTCACTGGTGGTGTGCCCTACTCAATTTCTCAGATGGCAGACCTTCAATACCT ATATCTTGGTAACAATCAGTTGAAAAACCAGTTGAGTGATATGTTTGGAAAACTTTCAAAACTGAAAGAGAT GGATCTTTCCGACAACTCACTGTCGGGCAATTTGCCTCAGAGTTTCAAATCACTCAAAAGCctcaaaaaatt GAATCTGCAAAACAATCAATTCAGTGGCTCAATTAATGCCCTTTCTAATCTTCCCCTTGATGATTT ATCTGGAGGTAATTCCTGGTCATCTGGAGgagctcctcctcctcctcctggTACACCACGTGTTGCTAATCAACACACTACTAAAAACCATTCTGGAGGTAAGTCTGTCTTGAGTGGAGCAGCAATAGCTGGAATAGCTTTGGGTGCACTGGCAGCAATTGGGGTTCTAATTGCACTATTTTCAAGAAGAAAGTCGTCTCCTTCCTCACATTTCCTTGATGAAGAGAGATCTAACCAGAGTAGATCATTTACTCCTCTTGCATCTCAGGAATTATCCAAAAACTTGCCTACCGACATAAGCAATGACTTCAAAG GGCATAGGTCAGTGGATTCATCTGCTTCAATTGATGTAAAGACTTTGCAAAAGTCTCCTTCAGTTGGTTTTAAGCTTCCACCTCCTGAGTTTAAGCAAACTTATAATGACAATGAGTTCGTTAACCTTCTGAATGCTAGAAAAAGCACCTCCCTTCGTGCTACATCTTACTCTTTGGCAGATTTACAACTTGCTACTGCTAATTTTGCGTCAGGCCGCCTTCTCGGAGAGGGATGTATTGGACGTGTTTATCGAGCTAAATATGCTGATGGAAAG GTTTTAGCTGTTAAAAAGATTGACTCCTCACTTTTTCAAGGAAGGCGATCAGAAGAGTTTTCTGGAATAGTTTCAAACATTTCCAGGCTTCACCATGCAAACATAGCTGAGCTTGTTGGTTATTGTTCAGAACAGGGGCATAACATGTTAATTTATGAGTATTTCAGAAATGGTTCACTTCATGAATTCTTACACATGTCAGATGACTATAGCAAGCCACTAACTTGGAACACCAGAGTCAGAATTGCATTAGGGACAGGCCGAGCAGTTGA GTACCTCCATGAAGTCTGTTCTCCATCCTTAGTCCACAAGAACATCAAATCATCGAATATTTTGCTCGACGCTGATCTCAATCCTCATCTCTCTGACAGTGGTTTGGCAATCTTTCATCAG cGTACTAGTCAAAACCTTGGGGTAGGATATAATGCTCCAGAGTGCACAAAACCTTCAGCCTATACAATGAAAAGTGATGTTTACAGTTTTGGAGTGGTCATGTTGGAATTATTAACAGGGCGAATGCCTTTGGACAG TGCAAAACCAAAATTCGAACAATGCCTTGTACGATGGGCCACACCACAGCTCCATGACATAGATGCATTGGCGAGAATGGTTGATCCTGCCCTGCGTGGATTGTACCCTCCCAAGTCACTCTCTCGATTTGCTGATATTATTGCCCTCTGTGTTCAG TCCGAGCCCGAATTTCGACCTCCTATGTCAGAGGTGGTGCAAGCATTGGTGCGGTTAGTCCAACGGACAAGTATGAACTTGAGAGATGAGCTTGGGGCATCTCGTGGGAGAGATGACTTTGAGTATTTGTGA